The genomic window CTGATTTCAGAGTCCATTATAAAGGATGAAAACAATGACTATATGAACAAAACCTAAAACAAAGTGGTAGAGAACAGATTAAAGCATCTACTAGTTGGCTGTCACAGACAAAAACATTAGTTTCATCTCTATGAACACTAAAAGATTCATGCCGACATTATTTTTGGCAGCTATCAGATATTTGCAAAGGCTAACTAGTGCCAGCTCTTTCCTAGAACCACATTACAGAGCTACAAGACAGAGGATATGATGAGAACTCAGCATTCAACAGAGCCACCCTTTTAGTGATTCTTAATTTTCTGTTTGTAACTCACTTTTAGTGGATATCTAGCAGCTAAAAGTAAGCACTAATGGATTTATCAGTTTTGCTCATTAAATAGTTTGTTGTGCCTCTATAAAATCATGTAGTGCTTAAAAACCTAGCATATGCATTCACCTCTAATAAAATCTTCCAAACTGCACATGACTATGGGCATCATCATGTCAAAGCGAATCAAACTGCTTAATATCATATGCACACTTGCCAACCATGTTGATCTACTATGCTAGACATGTACTAGGTTCTATGCATAAAGAACATAGCGGCTCAGTTCCTGCTCCACTGCAGTTATTTTTTTTCAGGATTAAATTAATATAACATGAAAAACACACGAGATCCTTTCAATACCTGACTACATTGGTTGCATGTATCCTCATTCACCATTATTTCCTATCTAAGATCATGTCTTCTAAAGCACAAAGCATCATCTTTTTATTTCTAAGTGCTCTGTTCACATCTTCTCCAAGCTTCCCTTACTATTTTCAACCCTTGCATTCCCTTCCTACCAATGATGGTAAGGTCAGTTCTAGCCCACCCTGCAGACCAATGATGATGAAAAGTTTATCGTGTATACTCCAAGTCTTCTTCAATATGCTCTCGTACGACTATGTTATATAGTTTTACAAAAGATGTACCTAAAGTCCCGTACACTCTCACTTCTTATAAACTCATGATATGTATAGTGCTACGTTATGAATCCGATCTCAATGCTTAACATGTTGGTCTACGAATAAAAGGTAATCTCATAAATTCTCTATTTTACATCCTTTGGAATCCCGTTTTAGATGATTGCACAACTGTCCAGCAGCACTCCCTTAATTCATCCACTATGCATGTTTTCCGTCAGAAACATCTCTTAAATATTTCTATCCTTTTAAAGGACATATTTAGATTACCAAAGTAACCAAACGAATCTTAATGAGGATGTCTCTCTATCATACTTTCAGGTATGCTGTCCTGATCGGACTTTGAATTATCAAAAcaaatgcaagaaaaaattcatacgaacttcttcttcttatccaagtAGAACCGGACCGAATAATTACTGAAAACTTAAATTAATCATATAATATCTCATCGGTTAAAAAGTATCAAGTGGAAAAGCTTTACCAAAACAAGAATGCAAAAAAGAGTCAACTCGGCCATTAACTACACTGATAGAAAAATATGATACCAGGACTACTAGCTCTAGAAAAAAGTGGGGGTAGATGAGGCCTTACGAGCACCAGAACCATTACATGGGAAGCAAGGCTGTGTATTATCCCGCTTAGCCTGCAAGACAAAGCCTCCTACCATCAAACCCCAAAACCCTTGAattatttcatttatttttgtCAGTAACAATCAAATATAGAAGGGAAAAACAAACTCGAAGAAACTAACAGCATTATCTATCTGAGTCTCGTAGAACACAGGGATGCCGATGCCCACCGCGACGCTGACGAGCCCAACGGAGATAGCTACGAgctaaaggagaaaaaaaagggaaagattgaGACCCAGCCTGTTAATTACCAATAGTGGCAAGGAGTAGGGGATAGAGAGTACCGTGTTCTGGTCGAGCTCGAGGGCTTTGATGCGGGGATAGGAGGCGACGGACTGGCGTTTTACGGTGATGGGGGGTTTGAAAGAGTGGAAGAGCTTCGGGTGGGGAgaggagaggaggaaggaggagcGCAGGCTGGGAACCCAAGGCGCCATGGCCATGCCTCCAGAGAGCGTGGCAGattgctttcctttttctttttcctctctcgCTCCCCTTTTTTTTAAGTTCCCCTTTCCGCAGAGAGCGAGCTTTCGGACCCGAGAGACGTATCCGAGCCGCACGTTTAGGATGAGGCGCACCCGTGTCCTCGCCCGCCTCTTATTTTGCGGGCCCCTGTTGGGGGCATTGCGTTATTGCCCACGCCACGGTGTCCTCGGGAGCTTAATAAGCGGTCAACTGCAGAGCACAGTCTCCTTGACGCTGCTTGCCCGTGCCTTCGTTCACTGAAACTTTCTTGCTATCCTACAACTCCCTTTGAaggttatttttattttctgagcGCCCCTCTTCCagaatttatcaaaataaattttaacgacagtatcaaaaataaaaataataatataaaatttatcatcCAAAGTTTGGATGTGAGGTTATTGGTGGTTGAGagcttttattttttcaaatctttgattttaaaaattaaattttatgctgtctgaatgaatattatttatctgataaaaataataaataatttttttattaaaaataattctatcattgtcattagattagatgatccatgATAACAGGAGGCAGCTAGAAGTTGATCCACTCCTCTGACATCTGAATTGCTCTTTGTCTTTCAGTCGCAGGTGCTGTATGTCCAATAATAATACCTGAcatcaatattaaaaaaataaaataataatttattaataattttttaataaaattttttataataaataataaaaataaaaaaatatatataatcacaatattataaaaatattaataaatatttaattttatatataaataaaaataaatacaaaatattatcatataccatctgtaaaataattttgattttgtaaaaattttaataatatctttcatattaaatattaaaaaataaataaataaataacaatttttttaaaaaaattattatttttaataaaaataatatataaattaattatatgatattttttttaaattgatgaactcataatatatataaaattaaaatattaaaaaaattattatatatatataaatatataaataataaatattttaaaaatttttggatggaCAGTAGGGTCCTCAAATTTCTCTCACGCTCCATCGTTGGATATGCCTGTTAAGAGACGAACGGTGTAGCAGGTTAAATTGTATCTTTTGttgtgaaatattttaaaaattgagtttgacgaTGGAATGAAagcatcctactgatcttataaAATATTTTGTATTCTAATAGTTTAGGCTGCTCTCTGATCATTCTAAATGATGTGGCCACTgcatgtacaaaaataaataaataaataaataaggaggAACGTCAAGGCGGCCTCCATCTCGGGGCAGTTCCGGTCTCTGTGGACCGGAACCATAGTACTTAACCAGTGCCTGGTCTAGGTCTGGCCGGCGCCACTTCCGTCGAAAAGGATCAAAAAGACTTCGCCTCCGCCATCGCGGCCACGGTCTTCTCCTCTCATTCCGCGGAGGAGAGCAAGAGGAGGATGCTATATATCGTGGGGTTGGGGCTGGGGGACGAGAGGGACATCACCCTCCGAGGCCTCGACGCCGTCCGCAGCTGCCACAAGGTCTACGTCGAGGCTTACACCTCTCTCCTCTGCTTTGGCATATCTTCTGATGGCCTCTCCCAATTGGTACGCTACCTCCTTCCTCGCCTCCTCGctctctcttctcttcatgccGGATTTGAATGGAGTATTTTATTCGATTAAATTTGGCGTTCGTTTTAGGAGAAACTATATGGAAAGGAGATCACGGTCGCTGATCGGGAGATGGTCGAAGAGCGGGCGGATGTCATGCTGTCGGAAGCTTCGGAATCTGATGTTGCTTTCCTTGTTGTGGGAGATCCTTTTGGGTATGGTTAATTTTCCTTTGCTTTCCgttctttttctttcccttttttttaatAGAAATGGAGCTTTTTGTATGTGATAGTGTGTCTATTTTCTTCATATGGTGAAGTTTTACATTATAGCTTGAATGTATATTTGCTGTTGCGTCGAAGAATGCCACAATGGAAGCAGAACAAGATCGTTAGTGGTGATTATGACCATGAGTCATTTCCAAGGTCGGGCATGAAATTAGTGAAGTGATATGGGGCAATTTCCTCCCTTAAGGATACTACAAGACTAATATGAGTGCGAGTATGACTTACACAAACTTGTTGAAAATCCTGTCGTTGGAACTAGTGGCCACCGAATTATTGTTTCAGAGCCTGGTTCGTTTAGAATTTTAAATTGTTATTGAAGAGCGTACTACATGTAAATATgtgatgaagattttttttttttttttgttcatgtgTTGATTAAATTTATCAAGTAAGTGGGTAACTAGGGTTCGGTCATTTATCTAGCCTTCatgcaaatctaaaactctgaGGCTATAGGTGAGGTTTGGAAAGGAAAAATTGCTATTTTACTATTCACCTCGCCTCAGAAACTCTCAAAAAATGAAGGAACAAGGACATCAAATGATTAATTACAACATTCATATACTATAAAATCGGGAGTGCAAAAGTAGTAGTGTTCTATGTTTAGAGGTTGCTTACCTTATCCTAGAAAAATATGAAAGATTTTGAGGGACTGGTTACTTTAAGAAGATGTCATTTAgtaaaattgaaatataaaaacTCATTGAATACATTTTTCTCTTGACTCGATTTATTAGTTTTTAtatcattataaatttataattgtaGTCCCAAAGACTGTTGTTACTCTTATCAAATGGGTCTTTGGCCATGGGCAGCTATCCTGCACGTGTGCAAAAGATAGTCAGAGAGACATGGAAATTTGACTAACAGGATCTGCAAAAACGATCTTGACAGACGGCCAGGTATTTAAGCAATGTCGACCATTACAACAAGTAACCTTTGGTAGAAAATGTGCTAAGGTCCTCGGATAGCTTTATTAatcaaaataataagaaaaatattCAAGACATTTGCATAATCTTAGTCCTCAATATGAAAATTCAGGGGAAGCATGAAAGCAGGATATTTTTAGTATATGCAGGGGAAGCACCAAAACTTGGTAGCATATGCATTCACCCTGCAATGCGAGCTAAGGCTGCTACATCTGACTCTCCTAGGCCCTGCAGTGGCTGGAGCATCATGCACCGAACCATCCTTTTTTAACTGTCCACCCTTTGGAGGTACATAACTGATGTTAGTATCCATGTTTGATGTGCTTTTGTGTATGTTACTACACCTTTTATCTTGTTTCCTCCAtccttaaaaaatttagatatgcctCTAATATGAGATTTCAAGGTTTTTAATAGTTTCCTCGATAAAATTGTAGTTTTGCCTATAGTGAAATTGAATAATGTGCTGCTTCAATTAATTATTTAACAACATAAGTACTTGTGTTTGTTAGCCAATCTCAGGTAGTATTTTGTTCCATCGTATTGACACCCATGCTGTGCTATCGAATATCCACAGAATACAATGTAGTTTGGTTTCTTAAATGTCTATGTTTTGGTTTTTTTCTTTAATGATATGATTAACTTTAGTTTTTTGTTATGTCCACTTTCGAACATTACTTGCAGAGCAACAACACATACTGATCTTGTTGTCCGGGCAAGGAAACTAGGGATTAAAGTCAAGGTGATACAC from Elaeis guineensis isolate ETL-2024a chromosome 4, EG11, whole genome shotgun sequence includes these protein-coding regions:
- the LOC140857092 gene encoding LOW QUALITY PROTEIN: protein SPA, chloroplastic-like (The sequence of the model RefSeq protein was modified relative to this genomic sequence to represent the inferred CDS: inserted 1 base in 1 codon); translated protein: MAMAPWVPSLRSSFLLSSPHPKLFHSFKPPITVKRQSVASYPRIKALELDQNTLVAISVGLVSVAVGIGIPVFYETQIDNAAKRDNTQPCFPCNGSGAQQCRFCTGTGSVTVVLGXGESEVSRCINCEGAGTLTCTTCQGTGIQPRYLDRREFKDDD